A single window of Usitatibacter rugosus DNA harbors:
- the mmsB gene encoding 3-hydroxyisobutyrate dehydrogenase — MRIGFIGLGHMGNPMVRNLLKHKHTLKVYDVVPDLVRKMVDQGGKAAESIADTAKDVDVVITMLPSSPHVRSVYMGPSGLIASAPPGTLLIDSSTIDPLTAREVEMDTRAKNCPMVDAPVSGGVGGAEAGTLTFMVGGEKADYEAARPILECMGKNIVHCGGPGNGQVAKICNNMMLAIEMIATSEGMTLAAKLGMDPKVFAGIVNTSSGRCWSSDTYNPYPGVLDGVPASRGYSGGFGSDLMLKDLTLVTDAAKSARHPVLLGAIAQQVYQKHSADGNGGKDFSSVILQYMTGSPPTRG; from the coding sequence ATGAGAATCGGGTTCATCGGCCTCGGACACATGGGCAACCCCATGGTCCGCAACCTCCTCAAGCACAAGCACACGCTGAAGGTGTACGACGTCGTCCCCGACCTCGTGCGCAAGATGGTGGACCAGGGCGGCAAGGCGGCAGAGTCCATCGCGGACACGGCGAAGGACGTGGACGTCGTCATCACCATGCTGCCGTCCTCGCCGCACGTGCGCAGCGTCTACATGGGGCCTTCCGGCCTCATCGCGAGCGCTCCGCCGGGCACGCTGCTGATTGATTCTTCCACCATCGACCCGCTCACCGCGCGCGAAGTCGAAATGGACACGCGCGCGAAGAACTGCCCGATGGTCGATGCGCCCGTCTCCGGCGGCGTGGGTGGCGCCGAGGCCGGCACGCTCACGTTCATGGTGGGCGGCGAGAAGGCCGACTACGAGGCCGCGAGGCCGATCCTCGAGTGCATGGGCAAGAACATCGTGCACTGCGGCGGCCCGGGCAACGGCCAGGTCGCGAAGATCTGCAACAACATGATGCTGGCCATCGAGATGATCGCGACCTCCGAGGGCATGACGCTCGCCGCGAAGCTCGGCATGGATCCCAAGGTCTTCGCGGGGATCGTGAACACCTCGAGCGGCCGCTGCTGGAGCTCCGACACGTACAACCCCTACCCCGGTGTGCTGGACGGCGTTCCCGCCTCGCGCGGGTACAGCGGCGGCTTCGGCTCCGACCTGATGCTGAAGGACCTGACGCTCGTGACCGACGCGGCGAAGTCGGCGAGGCATCCCGTGCTGCTGGGTGCCATCGCGCAGCAGGTCTACCAGAAGCATTCCGCCGACGGCAATGGCGGCAAGGACTTTTCGAGCGTGATTCTTCAATACATGACGGGATCCCCGCCTACGCGGGGATGA
- a CDS encoding CoA-acylating methylmalonate-semialdehyde dehydrogenase produces MAANPQVVSSTAPTVKLLINGQFVESKAKAWRDVVNPATQEVLARVPMCDAAEVDLAVKNAAEAFKTWKNTPIGARARIMLKLQELIRRDMKKLAACLTAEQGKTLPDAEGDIFRGLEVVEHACSIGTLSLGEYAEQVANGVDTYFIRQPIGVCVGITPFNFPAMIPLWMFPMAIVTGNTFVMKPSEQDPMTPMLLAELAIEAGVPPGVLNIVHGGKESVDALCTHPDVKAVSFVGSCHVGEHVYKLSSENGKRAQCMMGAKNHAVVMPDANKEQSLNALVGAGFGAAGQRCMATSVAVMVGDASQWIPDIVAKAKTLKLNAGTEKGADLGPVVSKQAKERIEGLIADGVKEGAKLELDGRNAKVAGFEKGNFIAPTIFSGVKPHHKVYTQEIFGPVLVIVSVDTLDEAIELVNKNPFGNGTGIFTQSGAAARKFQNEIDVGQVGINVPIPVPVPYFSFTGSRGSKLGDLGPYGKQVIQFYTQVKTVTSRWFDDSTVNPGIHTTISLK; encoded by the coding sequence ATGGCTGCCAATCCGCAGGTCGTCTCCAGCACCGCCCCCACCGTGAAGCTCCTGATCAACGGCCAGTTCGTCGAGTCGAAGGCGAAGGCCTGGCGCGACGTCGTGAACCCCGCCACGCAGGAAGTCCTGGCCCGCGTCCCGATGTGCGACGCCGCCGAGGTCGACCTCGCCGTGAAGAACGCCGCCGAGGCGTTCAAGACGTGGAAGAACACGCCGATCGGCGCCCGCGCCCGCATCATGCTCAAGCTCCAGGAGCTGATCCGCCGCGACATGAAGAAGCTCGCCGCGTGCCTCACCGCCGAGCAGGGCAAGACGCTCCCGGATGCCGAGGGCGACATCTTCCGCGGCCTCGAGGTCGTGGAGCACGCCTGCTCCATCGGCACGCTGTCGCTGGGCGAGTACGCCGAGCAGGTGGCCAACGGCGTCGACACCTACTTCATCCGCCAGCCCATCGGCGTCTGCGTCGGCATCACGCCGTTCAATTTCCCCGCGATGATCCCGCTGTGGATGTTCCCGATGGCGATCGTCACCGGCAACACGTTCGTCATGAAGCCCTCGGAACAGGATCCGATGACGCCGATGCTGCTGGCCGAGCTCGCGATCGAAGCCGGCGTTCCCCCGGGCGTGCTGAACATCGTGCACGGCGGCAAGGAGTCGGTGGATGCCCTGTGCACGCACCCCGACGTGAAGGCCGTGTCGTTCGTGGGCTCGTGCCATGTCGGCGAGCACGTCTACAAGCTCTCCTCGGAGAACGGTAAACGCGCCCAATGCATGATGGGCGCGAAGAACCACGCGGTCGTGATGCCGGACGCGAACAAGGAACAGTCGCTGAACGCGCTCGTCGGCGCGGGCTTCGGCGCCGCGGGCCAGCGCTGCATGGCGACCTCGGTCGCGGTGATGGTGGGCGATGCCAGCCAGTGGATCCCGGACATCGTCGCGAAGGCGAAGACGCTCAAGCTCAACGCCGGCACCGAGAAAGGCGCGGATCTCGGCCCCGTCGTCTCGAAGCAGGCGAAGGAGCGGATCGAGGGCCTGATCGCCGACGGCGTGAAGGAAGGCGCCAAGCTCGAGCTCGATGGCCGCAACGCCAAGGTCGCCGGCTTCGAGAAGGGCAACTTCATCGCGCCGACCATTTTCTCGGGCGTGAAGCCGCACCACAAGGTCTACACGCAGGAAATCTTCGGCCCGGTGCTGGTGATCGTCTCCGTGGACACGCTCGATGAAGCGATCGAGCTCGTGAACAAGAACCCGTTCGGCAACGGCACCGGCATCTTCACGCAGTCGGGCGCGGCGGCGCGCAAGTTCCAGAACGAGATCGACGTGGGCCAGGTCGGCATCAACGTGCCGATTCCCGTTCCCGTCCCCTACTTCTCGTTCACCGGCTCGCGCGGCTCCAAGCTGGGCGACTTGGGCCCCTACGGCAAGCAGGTGATCCAGTTCTACACCCAGGTGAAGACCGTCACGTCGCGCTGGTTCGACGACTCGACGGTGAATCCCGGCATCCACACGACGATCAGCCTCAAATGA
- the aspT gene encoding aspartate-alanine antiporter has protein sequence MHWLLPYFEKNPELAVFLAIGVGYWIGKWKVKGVGFGPVTGSLLAGLLIGSVVHVPVSDTAKSLLFLLFMYGIGYSAGPGFIRGIRDGGWRWVVLGIVIPVTGLLTAYTMAKVLNLEMGYAAGMMSGGLTESPVIGTASEAIRSLPISDDEKNRLVSQIPIADALTYIFGTFGVIFFCSYIGPWLLRIDLKAEALKVEKELGFEREKAGVASAWHMFELRAYRIEPGSPVVGTTVAQAETRADRVRIFIERVRRDGKILEVRPDLVLAAGDVVAVIGPQQALLEVVEAHATEVFDRELLDVPSATYDIVITNKSVSGRTIAQIRADTDAARGVFLKAIRRGSENIPIAPGTTIHLGDQLTVYGLEPAVKQVCGRVGTVLQLGHGTDYVALGLAICFGALIGTVLSFPVGGLHIALGSSVATLILGLAMGYRNFVRPTFAILPHDAIEFMKSIGLAAFVAMIGLKAGPVFLQALKEIGLTVFLGGMAVTLVPQLVGLLVGRYLLGLNPLLLLGALAGAQTMTAGLAAVQDRSESPVAVIGYSSTVAFGHILISIGGTALIWMLHAS, from the coding sequence ATGCACTGGCTCCTCCCGTACTTCGAGAAGAATCCCGAGCTGGCGGTCTTCCTGGCGATCGGGGTCGGCTACTGGATCGGCAAGTGGAAGGTGAAGGGCGTCGGCTTCGGCCCGGTGACAGGGTCGCTCCTCGCCGGACTGCTGATCGGCAGCGTCGTGCACGTTCCCGTGTCGGACACCGCCAAGTCCCTGCTTTTCCTCCTGTTCATGTACGGCATCGGCTACTCGGCCGGCCCGGGGTTCATCCGCGGCATCCGCGACGGGGGCTGGCGCTGGGTCGTGCTTGGGATCGTGATCCCCGTGACGGGCCTGCTCACCGCCTACACGATGGCCAAGGTCCTGAACCTCGAGATGGGCTACGCGGCCGGGATGATGTCGGGCGGCCTCACCGAATCGCCCGTGATCGGCACGGCGAGCGAGGCGATCCGGTCGCTCCCGATCTCCGACGACGAGAAGAATCGCCTCGTCTCGCAGATCCCGATCGCCGATGCGCTCACCTACATCTTCGGCACCTTCGGCGTGATCTTCTTCTGCTCGTACATCGGGCCGTGGCTGCTGCGGATCGACTTGAAGGCCGAGGCGCTCAAGGTCGAGAAGGAGCTGGGCTTCGAGCGCGAGAAGGCGGGAGTCGCCTCCGCGTGGCACATGTTCGAGTTGCGGGCGTATCGAATCGAGCCGGGCTCTCCGGTGGTCGGCACGACCGTGGCCCAGGCGGAGACCCGGGCGGACCGCGTGCGCATCTTCATCGAGCGCGTGCGGCGCGACGGCAAGATCCTCGAGGTCCGGCCCGATCTCGTGCTCGCGGCGGGCGACGTGGTCGCGGTGATCGGCCCGCAGCAGGCGTTGCTGGAGGTGGTCGAGGCGCACGCGACCGAAGTCTTCGACCGCGAGCTGCTCGACGTGCCCTCGGCGACCTACGACATCGTGATCACGAACAAGTCGGTGTCGGGGCGCACGATCGCGCAGATTCGCGCGGACACCGACGCGGCCCGGGGCGTCTTCCTGAAGGCGATCCGCCGCGGCAGCGAGAACATCCCCATCGCGCCGGGAACGACGATCCACCTCGGCGACCAGCTCACGGTGTACGGCCTCGAGCCGGCGGTGAAGCAGGTGTGCGGGCGCGTGGGCACCGTGCTGCAGCTCGGCCATGGCACCGACTACGTGGCGCTCGGCCTCGCGATCTGCTTCGGCGCACTGATCGGCACGGTGCTTTCGTTCCCGGTGGGTGGGCTGCACATCGCGTTGGGCTCGAGCGTGGCAACGCTCATCCTCGGGCTCGCGATGGGCTACCGCAACTTCGTGCGGCCCACGTTCGCGATCCTGCCGCACGACGCCATCGAGTTCATGAAGTCCATCGGCCTCGCGGCGTTTGTCGCGATGATCGGCCTGAAGGCGGGCCCGGTGTTCCTGCAGGCGCTCAAGGAGATCGGCCTCACGGTATTCCTCGGAGGCATGGCGGTCACCCTCGTGCCGCAGCTCGTGGGGCTGCTCGTGGGACGCTACCTGCTGGGATTGAATCCGCTATTGCTCCTGGGCGCGCTCGCGGGCGCGCAGACGATGACCGCCGGCCTGGCTGCCGTGCAGGATCGTTCGGAGAGCCCCGTCGCGGTGATCGGCTACTCGAGCACCGTGGCCTTCGGCCACATCCTCATCTCGATCGGGGGTACGGCGCTGATCTGGATGCTGCACGCTTCGTAG
- a CDS encoding DUF1254 domain-containing protein produces MTKLIRTIAVGAALGVAWPALAQKYKTDIPPAIVAPDSVETRLGTLRFKDGFPDDETIRKVYDNLDFQRGVQAFLTAMPAASLAAIRRGLRELGPDNGTVIVFETLMDSRSLFLTANTESVYAMGWIDLRNGPVVVESPPQTLGLLDDFWFHYVTDLGLVGPDEGKGGKFLFLPPDFKGEPPAGYHVFKSQTYGNWFGTRGFLVNGDPKPAVASIKQHLRIYPLSLAANPPATKFVNASGKAMNTIHAMDASFFAEVNEVVQEEPNAAMDPETLGLLASIGIEKGKPFAPDERMKKILAEAAAVGNATARANAYRSRLAGAYFYPDSAWGTCFVGGSYLFESDGVRLLDARSYMFFYATGITPAMAIQKVGAGSAYAAAFVDSKKQPMDGAKTYRLHLPPGIPAKQFWSLVLYDNQTRSMLQTDQPHPSVGSQKAGVKANADSSVDVYFGPKPPPGKEGNWVQTWPGKGWNVILRLYGPLEGFFDKTWRPGEIEEMK; encoded by the coding sequence ATGACCAAGCTCATACGCACCATCGCCGTGGGCGCAGCGCTCGGCGTCGCGTGGCCCGCGCTCGCGCAGAAGTACAAGACCGACATCCCACCCGCGATCGTGGCGCCCGACAGCGTCGAGACGCGACTCGGGACGCTGCGCTTCAAGGATGGCTTCCCCGACGACGAGACCATCCGGAAGGTCTACGACAACCTGGATTTCCAGCGCGGCGTGCAAGCTTTCCTCACGGCGATGCCGGCGGCGTCCCTGGCAGCGATTCGCCGCGGCCTGCGGGAGTTGGGTCCCGACAACGGCACCGTCATCGTCTTCGAGACGCTCATGGACTCGCGCTCGCTCTTCCTCACCGCGAACACGGAGAGCGTCTACGCCATGGGATGGATCGACCTCAGGAACGGTCCTGTCGTGGTCGAATCGCCGCCCCAGACATTGGGGCTCCTGGACGACTTCTGGTTCCACTACGTGACCGACCTGGGCCTGGTCGGCCCCGACGAGGGGAAAGGCGGAAAATTCCTCTTCCTGCCGCCCGACTTCAAGGGCGAGCCGCCCGCCGGCTACCACGTGTTCAAGTCGCAGACCTACGGCAACTGGTTCGGAACGCGCGGCTTCCTGGTGAACGGCGATCCGAAGCCGGCCGTCGCGAGCATCAAGCAGCACCTGCGCATCTATCCGCTGTCGCTCGCCGCGAATCCGCCGGCGACGAAGTTCGTCAATGCGTCCGGCAAGGCGATGAACACCATCCACGCCATGGACGCGAGCTTCTTCGCCGAGGTGAACGAGGTCGTGCAGGAAGAGCCCAACGCGGCGATGGATCCGGAGACGCTCGGCCTGCTCGCCTCGATCGGCATCGAGAAGGGCAAGCCCTTCGCGCCGGACGAGCGCATGAAGAAGATCCTCGCCGAGGCCGCCGCCGTGGGCAACGCGACGGCACGGGCCAATGCCTACCGCTCGCGCCTCGCCGGCGCGTATTTCTATCCGGACAGCGCGTGGGGCACGTGCTTCGTCGGGGGCAGCTACCTCTTCGAAAGCGACGGCGTGCGCCTGCTCGATGCCCGCAGCTACATGTTCTTCTACGCGACAGGCATCACGCCCGCGATGGCGATCCAGAAGGTTGGCGCGGGCTCGGCGTACGCAGCCGCCTTCGTCGATTCGAAGAAGCAGCCGATGGACGGTGCGAAGACTTATCGCCTGCACTTGCCGCCGGGCATTCCCGCGAAACAGTTCTGGTCGCTCGTCCTCTACGACAACCAGACGCGCTCGATGCTGCAGACGGACCAGCCCCATCCCAGCGTCGGTAGCCAGAAGGCCGGCGTAAAGGCCAACGCCGACTCGTCCGTCGACGTCTACTTCGGCCCGAAGCCGCCGCCCGGCAAGGAAGGCAACTGGGTGCAGACCTGGCCCGGCAAGGGCTGGAACGTGATCCTCCGGCTCTATGGCCCGCTCGAAGGGTTCTTCGACAAGACGTGGCGCCCCGGTGAGATCGAGGAGATGAAGTGA
- a CDS encoding SphA family protein, translating to MNRMRIAALCASLLASAAFADEGGVSFWLPGQQSNFAALPGAPGFSMPLMYYHASVSSGSSKNFVTGGNLVAGLEADADLLFFVPTYTFKEPVAGGQAALSLAWAVGQFKATASSILTGREGGSNERGRTDKASGGSDLYPLASLKWHEGDSSTMAYVMGGIPVGVYQAGRLANIGLNHASIDGGFGYTYMAKGNEFSVVGGITYNWENDDTNYKNGVDSHVDFAFSHFFSPQLHAGVVGYAYYQLSGDSGSGAVLGDYKARVYALGPQVGYFFPMGKEKAYVSLRGYYEFNAQNRADGWNTYLAASIPLGL from the coding sequence ATGAATCGCATGCGGATCGCGGCACTCTGCGCGTCGCTCCTCGCATCGGCTGCTTTTGCCGACGAAGGCGGTGTCAGCTTCTGGCTCCCGGGCCAGCAGTCGAACTTCGCGGCACTCCCCGGAGCGCCCGGCTTCTCGATGCCGCTCATGTACTACCACGCGTCGGTGAGCTCGGGCAGCTCGAAGAACTTCGTGACCGGCGGGAATCTCGTCGCGGGCCTCGAAGCCGATGCGGATCTCCTGTTCTTCGTGCCAACGTATACGTTCAAGGAGCCCGTCGCGGGCGGGCAGGCCGCGCTCTCGCTCGCGTGGGCCGTGGGCCAGTTCAAGGCGACGGCGAGCTCGATCCTCACGGGCCGCGAGGGCGGCAGCAACGAACGCGGCCGCACGGACAAGGCTTCGGGCGGATCGGACCTCTACCCCCTGGCCTCGCTCAAGTGGCACGAGGGCGACTCGAGCACGATGGCTTACGTGATGGGCGGCATACCGGTCGGGGTCTACCAGGCAGGCCGGCTCGCCAACATCGGCTTGAACCACGCGTCGATCGACGGCGGCTTCGGCTACACCTACATGGCCAAGGGCAACGAGTTCTCCGTCGTGGGCGGCATCACGTACAACTGGGAGAACGACGACACGAACTACAAGAACGGCGTCGACAGCCACGTGGATTTCGCTTTCTCGCACTTCTTCAGCCCGCAGCTCCACGCGGGCGTCGTCGGCTACGCCTACTACCAGTTGAGCGGCGACAGCGGATCCGGAGCCGTGCTCGGCGACTACAAGGCGCGCGTCTATGCGCTGGGGCCCCAGGTCGGCTACTTCTTCCCGATGGGCAAGGAGAAGGCCTACGTGAGCCTGCGCGGCTACTACGAGTTCAATGCGCAGAACCGCGCGGATGGCTGGAACACTTATCTCGCGGCGTCGATACCGCTCGGACTCTAG
- a CDS encoding autotransporter, which produces MKLRISQLLVATAALAAAVPLASAQQPAATPAKTPASATAREPGNESPWPLVIQASGDTKLTLYQPQLDAWDGFSLQARLAVRADIGKDKPQSQFGSITLSARTLTDKGTRTVTLSEARVAKADFPSASTTQAQGWVNAIGKDFQGKTRVIALDRLEAGLALIKAEKPLAKAPLRNDPPRIVFSDVPAVLVSIDGEPIYRDVTGTLLQRAINTRPLLLRDKAGGFYLKVFDGWMAAGTLAGPWKVGAKTPELEKAFKDMTAAHAIDPLTGQGAADQPAPKLADKAPAIYVATKPTEVVVTDGAAKFEPIAGTKLQYVSNTTGSVFQDTSSNRTYILVAGRWFTGDPKSADGWTYVASNALPPDFAKIPDDSPKENVKASIAGTTQAREAAIAADIPQVASVKLAGTKLTDPKLDGDFVLKPIDGTPLSYVANSPTPIIKAAQGNFFAVENGVWFQGPAVRGPWKVATAVPTVIYTIPPSSPLHYVTYVRVFGATPEVVYVGYTPGYQGTVVDPATGVVVYGTGYTYDPWVGTYWYGAPVTYGYGAAVAYTPWTGWAVTFGFGMWCGAYTTAWGYCWGAYPYWGPWGYPAYYGVAYGVNGGAVAWGPGGWAGYTGNIYSQWGNRAQVSRYAGGYNAWTGNAWAGKAGASYNSRTGIASAGQRGAVGNVYTGNYAAGQRGVAGGDNFAVAGRSGTAGNAYTGDSISGKQGVIYNKNTGEVTKYGGITGQDGGKIGRVGDDVYAGKDGNIYRNTGDGWQKHEAGGGWNDVGPSAGQHNLDGERQARQFGNERAGQMRSSNMNARSFHGGGGFRGRR; this is translated from the coding sequence ATGAAACTCCGCATCTCGCAGCTCCTCGTCGCCACCGCCGCGCTTGCCGCGGCGGTTCCGCTTGCATCGGCCCAGCAGCCCGCGGCAACCCCCGCCAAGACGCCCGCCTCGGCGACCGCGCGCGAGCCCGGCAACGAATCGCCGTGGCCGCTGGTGATCCAGGCGAGCGGCGACACCAAGCTCACGCTCTACCAGCCGCAGCTCGATGCGTGGGACGGTTTCTCGCTTCAAGCGCGCCTCGCGGTGCGCGCCGACATCGGCAAGGACAAACCACAGTCGCAATTCGGATCCATCACGTTGAGCGCGCGCACCCTCACGGACAAGGGCACTCGCACCGTGACGCTCTCCGAGGCGCGCGTCGCGAAGGCGGACTTCCCATCGGCGTCCACCACGCAGGCGCAGGGCTGGGTGAACGCGATCGGCAAGGACTTCCAGGGCAAGACGCGCGTCATCGCGCTGGACCGCCTCGAAGCGGGGCTGGCACTCATCAAGGCCGAGAAGCCCTTGGCAAAGGCGCCGCTCCGGAACGACCCGCCGCGCATCGTGTTCTCCGACGTGCCCGCGGTGTTGGTGTCGATCGACGGCGAGCCCATCTATCGCGACGTCACCGGCACGCTGCTGCAGCGCGCGATCAACACGCGGCCCCTGCTGCTGCGCGACAAGGCGGGCGGCTTCTACCTCAAGGTCTTCGACGGCTGGATGGCGGCCGGCACGCTCGCGGGTCCGTGGAAGGTCGGCGCGAAGACGCCCGAGCTCGAGAAGGCGTTCAAGGACATGACCGCGGCGCACGCGATCGATCCGCTCACGGGGCAAGGGGCGGCCGACCAGCCGGCGCCGAAGCTCGCCGACAAGGCGCCCGCGATCTACGTCGCCACGAAGCCGACGGAAGTCGTGGTGACCGACGGCGCGGCGAAGTTCGAGCCGATCGCGGGGACGAAGCTGCAGTATGTTTCCAACACGACCGGCAGCGTCTTCCAGGACACGTCGAGCAACCGCACGTACATCCTCGTCGCGGGACGCTGGTTCACGGGCGATCCGAAGAGCGCGGACGGCTGGACCTACGTCGCCTCCAACGCGTTGCCACCCGACTTCGCGAAGATCCCCGACGACAGCCCGAAGGAGAACGTGAAGGCCTCGATCGCGGGCACGACGCAGGCGCGCGAAGCGGCGATCGCCGCGGACATCCCGCAGGTCGCCTCGGTGAAGTTGGCCGGCACGAAGCTCACCGACCCGAAGCTGGACGGCGACTTCGTGCTGAAGCCGATCGACGGCACGCCGCTCTCGTACGTGGCCAACTCGCCGACGCCGATCATCAAAGCCGCGCAGGGCAACTTCTTCGCCGTCGAGAACGGCGTGTGGTTCCAGGGGCCGGCGGTGCGCGGGCCGTGGAAGGTCGCCACCGCAGTACCGACAGTGATCTACACGATCCCGCCCTCCTCGCCGCTGCACTACGTGACGTACGTGCGCGTCTTCGGCGCTACGCCCGAGGTCGTGTACGTCGGCTACACGCCGGGATACCAGGGCACGGTGGTCGATCCAGCCACCGGTGTCGTCGTGTACGGCACGGGTTACACCTACGATCCCTGGGTCGGCACGTACTGGTACGGAGCTCCGGTCACCTATGGCTACGGCGCGGCGGTCGCGTATACGCCGTGGACGGGATGGGCGGTCACCTTCGGCTTCGGCATGTGGTGCGGGGCGTACACGACGGCGTGGGGCTATTGCTGGGGCGCGTATCCGTACTGGGGACCGTGGGGCTATCCCGCGTACTACGGCGTCGCGTACGGCGTGAATGGCGGCGCGGTCGCATGGGGACCGGGCGGCTGGGCGGGCTACACGGGGAACATCTACTCGCAGTGGGGTAACCGCGCGCAAGTGTCGCGCTACGCGGGCGGCTACAACGCGTGGACCGGCAATGCGTGGGCAGGCAAAGCGGGGGCCTCGTACAACTCACGCACCGGCATCGCCTCCGCGGGACAGCGCGGCGCGGTGGGCAACGTGTACACGGGCAACTACGCGGCGGGCCAGCGCGGCGTGGCGGGCGGAGACAACTTCGCGGTCGCCGGGCGCAGCGGCACGGCGGGCAACGCCTATACCGGAGACTCGATCTCGGGCAAGCAGGGCGTGATCTACAACAAGAACACCGGCGAGGTCACGAAGTACGGCGGCATCACCGGGCAAGACGGCGGCAAGATCGGCCGCGTGGGCGACGACGTCTACGCGGGCAAGGATGGCAACATCTATCGCAACACCGGCGACGGCTGGCAGAAGCACGAGGCCGGCGGTGGATGGAACGACGTCGGCCCGAGCGCGGGTCAGCACAACCTTGATGGCGAACGCCAGGCGCGGCAGTTCGGCAACGAGCGTGCGGGCCAGATGCGCAGCTCCAACATGAACGCGCGCAGCTTCCACGGCGGCGGAGGATTCCGGGGACGTCGATGA
- a CDS encoding response regulator transcription factor, with product MKQRPERQQRGERGPGGATMPRSIPNAVIVVEDDASVSQALMRILRLAGLNPIVYSSAETLLDGDSDWDAACLIIDIQLPGLNGFALRDRLAAMRQLPPVIFMTAFDEPEARAQATSVGAFAFLSKPFSGRALLDLIERAVAASRASIPKGVPG from the coding sequence ATGAAACAGAGACCCGAACGACAACAGCGCGGCGAGCGCGGGCCTGGGGGTGCCACGATGCCGAGGTCCATCCCGAATGCGGTGATCGTGGTCGAGGACGACGCGAGCGTGAGCCAGGCCCTCATGCGCATCCTGCGCCTCGCCGGCTTGAATCCCATCGTGTATTCGTCCGCCGAAACACTGCTCGACGGCGACTCCGATTGGGATGCCGCCTGCCTCATCATCGACATCCAGCTCCCTGGCCTGAACGGTTTCGCCCTGCGCGACCGCCTGGCCGCGATGCGACAATTGCCCCCCGTGATCTTCATGACCGCATTCGACGAGCCCGAAGCGAGGGCCCAGGCCACGTCCGTGGGTGCCTTCGCGTTCCTCTCGAAGCCCTTCTCCGGCCGAGCCCTCCTCGATCTCATCGAGCGCGCGGTCGCCGCCTCGCGCGCCTCCATCCCCAAAGGTGTCCCTGGATGA
- a CDS encoding threonine/serine ThrE exporter family protein — protein MHDASPTTEALSHRRVPQQLLRFLSRLGHVLLSTGDAVSVIEEVLRRIALAQGAQRVNIIAFPTVLFVKFEDGDLTCLDFTGDEGLTLRFDQTEAVFALARDAENPEMDLGEALRRLEAILAAPPLYHPVTSLLGHVLVTVGIALVLHPSIGVIGLAAGFGFAVGALRLFARSRGGILQTLLPTFSAFMVSAIALEMAKHGYGESPVRVLIAALVTFLPGGILAVATMDLAYGDVVSGSSRFVTGVLQLVFLVLGMMIAASFVGLPASKILVELPDATLLTWGPWLGVAFFGIGHVLYYSSPLRNLPWILAVLFVVYAGQRLGNAAFGGYMSGFVGAIIATPVSYFIQYRVGGPPAVVTFLPALWLLLPSSLALLGLAEVVTDNPLSGVQDFIATVFAIVAIALGSLIGSGIYNQYVDPIFKQTASLAASVSKFRWRRRG, from the coding sequence ATGCACGATGCATCCCCCACGACCGAGGCGCTGTCCCACCGGCGCGTTCCGCAGCAGCTCCTGAGGTTCCTCTCGCGCCTCGGCCACGTCCTCCTCTCGACGGGGGACGCGGTCTCGGTGATCGAGGAGGTGCTGCGGCGGATCGCGCTCGCCCAGGGCGCGCAGCGCGTGAACATCATCGCGTTCCCCACCGTGCTCTTCGTGAAGTTCGAGGATGGCGATCTCACGTGCCTCGACTTCACCGGCGACGAGGGCCTGACCCTCCGCTTCGACCAGACGGAGGCGGTGTTCGCCCTCGCGCGCGACGCCGAGAATCCGGAGATGGATCTGGGCGAGGCACTCCGCCGGCTCGAGGCGATCCTCGCGGCCCCGCCCCTGTACCACCCGGTGACGAGCCTGCTCGGCCACGTGCTGGTGACCGTGGGCATCGCGCTCGTGCTGCATCCGTCGATCGGCGTGATCGGGCTCGCCGCGGGGTTCGGCTTCGCGGTGGGCGCGCTCCGGCTCTTCGCGCGGAGCCGCGGCGGCATCCTGCAGACGCTGCTGCCGACGTTCTCGGCGTTCATGGTCTCGGCGATCGCGCTCGAGATGGCGAAGCACGGCTATGGCGAGAGCCCCGTGCGCGTGCTGATCGCCGCGCTGGTGACGTTCCTGCCCGGCGGCATCCTCGCCGTCGCCACGATGGACCTTGCCTACGGCGACGTGGTCTCGGGATCGAGCCGCTTCGTGACCGGCGTGCTGCAGCTCGTGTTCCTCGTGCTGGGGATGATGATCGCGGCGTCGTTCGTGGGTCTGCCCGCTTCGAAGATCCTCGTGGAGCTCCCCGATGCGACGCTGCTCACATGGGGCCCGTGGCTGGGCGTCGCGTTCTTCGGCATCGGCCACGTGCTGTACTACTCGTCGCCGCTACGCAACCTGCCGTGGATCCTCGCGGTGCTGTTCGTGGTCTACGCCGGCCAGCGCCTCGGCAACGCGGCGTTCGGCGGCTACATGAGCGGCTTCGTCGGCGCGATCATCGCGACACCCGTGTCCTATTTCATCCAGTACCGCGTCGGCGGGCCGCCCGCGGTGGTGACGTTCCTGCCCGCGCTGTGGCTGCTGCTGCCCAGCTCGCTGGCACTCCTGGGCCTCGCGGAGGTCGTCACGGACAATCCGCTGTCGGGCGTGCAGGACTTCATCGCGACGGTGTTCGCGATCGTGGCCATCGCCTTGGGATCGCTGATCGGATCGGGAATCTACAACCAGTACGTCGACCCGATCTTCAAGCAGACGGCGAGCCTCGCGGCCTCGGTCAGCAAGTTTCGCTGGCGCCGCCGCGGCTGA